The sequence GTCCACGCCCGCCATGCAGGCCGCGTACGCGCCCACCCCTGGCACGACGAGACCGTCCGCCTCGGCCGCCGCGGCGAGGTCGGCGGTGACGGTGACGGTGGCGCCGACCCGCTCGACGGCCCGCTGGGCCGAGCGCAGGTTGCCCGAACCGTAGTCGAGCACGACGACGTTCGGCTGGCTCATCGCGCCGTCCCGGCAGGCCGACGGCTCGGCCGGAGGGTCACAGGCCGCCCTTGCCGGAGGGTCACAGGCCGCTCTTGCCGGAGGGTCACAGGACGCCCTTGGTCGAGGGCACCCCGGTGACCCGGGCGTCGTAGGCCACCGCGTCACGCATCGCGCGGGCGACCGCCTTGAACTGCGCCTCGACGACGTGATGGGCGTTGCGCCCGGACAGCACCCGCACGTGCAGAGCGATCCGCGCCGCCGCGGTCATCGACTCGAAGATGTGCCGGGTCAGCGTCGTGTCGTAGCTGCCGATCATCGGTGCGAGGTCCGGCTCGACGTGCACGCAGTACGGCCGCCCGGACAGGTCGACGGCCACCTGCACCAGCGCCTCGTCCAGCGGCACCATCGCGTCACCGAACCGGCGGATGCCGACCTTGTCCCCGAGGGCGGCCCGCAGCGCCTCGCCGAACGCGATCGAGGTGTCCTCGACGGTGTGGTGGGCGTCGATGTGCAGGTCGCCCCTGGTCCGCACGGTCAGGTCGAAGCCGCCGTGCTTGCCGAGCTGGGCGAGCATGTGGTCGTAGAAGCCCACGCCGGTCTCGACGGAGCAGACGCCCGCCCCGTCGAGGTCCAGCTCGACCAGAACGTCCGACTCCAGCGTCTTGCGCTCGATCCGGGCGGTCCGCGTTCCTGCCATGTCCCCTACTCCCCCGCCAGCAGCGACGGGCTGGCGGCCAGCACGGCGCGCAGCGCGTTGACGAACGCGTCCATCTCGCCGGGCAGGCCGGCGGTGACCCGCAGCCAGCCGGGCAGGCCGAGGTCCCGGACCAGCACACCGGCGTCCAGCAGCCCCTGCCAGACCGCGCGCTGGTCGCTGAACAGCCCGAACAGCACGAAGTTCGCGTCCGACGGGACGACCCGCACGCCGAGCGTCGGCAGCTCGTCCACGATCCGGTCGCGCTGGGCCTTGACCGCCTCGACGGTGCCGAGCAGCTCGTCGGCGTGCGCGAGCGCGGTCCGCGCCACCGCCTGGGTGAACGACGACAGGTGGTACGGCAGCCGGACGAGCTGCAGCGCGTCGACGACGGCCGGGTGCGCGGCCAGGTAGCCGACCCGGGCGCCGGCCAGCGCGAACGCCTTGCTCATCGTCCGGGTGACGACCAGCTTCGGCTGCTCGGGCAGCAGCGTCAGCGCGCTGGGCACCCCCGACCGGCGGAACTCGCCGTAGGCCTCGTCGACGACGACCATGCAGCCGCCGATCTCCTCGGCCGCGACGCAGACCGCCTTGACGACGTCCAGCGGCAGCGCGGTGGCCGTCGGGTTGTTCGGCGAGCACAGGAACACCACGGACGGCTGGTGGCGGCGGACCGCGTCGGCCGCGGCGACCGGGTCGATCGTGTAGTCGTCGGACCGGTCCTCGGCGATCCACTGGGTCGCCGTGGCCAGCGAGATCAGCCGGTGCATCGAGTACGACGGCTCGAAGCCGAGCGCGCGCCGGCCCGGGCCACCGAACGCCTGCAGCAGCTGCTGGAGGACCTCGTTGGAGCCGTTGGCCGCCCAGAGCTGGCTGGTGTGCAGCCCGAAGCCGGCGTCCGGGGTCAGGTAGTAGGCCAGGTCGGCGCGCAGCGCCTCGGCCTCCCGCTCCGGGTAGCGGTTGGCCTCCGTGGCCGCGAGCGTCGAGGCCTTGCCCAGCGCGTCCACCAGCTCGGCCGACGGGGCGTACGGGTTCTCGTTGGTGTTCAGCCGCACGGCGACGTCCAGCTGGGGCGCGCCGTACGGCGACCGGCCGCGCAGGTCGTCGCGCAGCGGCAGGCTGTCGAGGGTCACCGGCCGCCAGGGCCGGTCCGTCGACGTCGTCTCGTCCGGGCGCCGGGCGCTGACCCGCACGACCGGGCGGCCCGACCCGAACACGTCCACGTTGTCGCGGCTCAGGGGGCTCACCGGGACACCGCCTGCGTCTGCTGGGGTCCGAACGCCGGGGCGGCGTGGCCGGTGGCCTGGACTCGGGAACTGGTCGTGGGCCTCGTCATTGAGAGCGCACCTCCACCGCGTCGACGTGGGCAAGCAGGTCCTCGGCCGCGCCGAGCGCGGCGATGCGCGGCGCGACGGCCGCGAGTGCTTCCTTCGTGCACTCGACGACGTGCACCTGGCGCTGGAAGGCGCCGACGGCCAGCCCGCTGGAGTGGCGGGCGGTCGCGCCGGTGGGCAGCACATGGTTGGAGCCGGCGAGGTAGTCGCCGAGCGGGACGGGCGCGTACGGGCCGACGAACACCGCGCCGGCGTGCCTGACCCGGGCGGCGACCGCCGCCGCGTTCTCGGTCTGGATCTCCAGGTGCTCGGCGGCCCAGGCGTCGACGACCCGCAGACCGGCGTCGACGTCGTCGACGAGCACGATGGCGCCCTGGCCGTTCAGCGCCTCCTCGACCCGCTCGCGGTGGCGGGTCGCCGGCACCTGCTTGCCCAGCTCGACCTCGACGGCGTCGGCGAGGTCGGCCGAGGAGCTGACCAGCAGGCAGGCCGCCAGCGGGTCGTGCTCGGCCTGGGCGATCAGGTCGGCGGCCACGTAGGCCGGGTCGGCGGTGTGGTCGGCGAGGATCGCGACCTCGGTCGGCCCGGCCTCGGCGTCGATGCCCACGATCCCCCGCAGCAGCCGCTTGGCCGCGGCGACGTACACGTTGCCCGGCCCGGTGACCAGGTCGACCGGCGGGCAGCTCTCGGTGCCGTAGGCGAACATCGCGACCGCCTGGGCGCCGCCGACGGAGTAGACCTCGTCGACCTCCAGCAGCTGGCAGGCGGCGAGGACGACCGGGTGCGGCAGGCCGTCCCTGGGGCCGGGGGTTCCGCCCGGGCCGGACAGGTCGCGCTGGGGCGGGGAGGCGACGGCGAGCGAGCCGACCCCGGCCTCCTGCGCCGGCACCACGTTCATCACCACGCTGCTCGGGTACGCGACCCGCCCGCCCGGCACGTACAGCCCGACCCGGTCGACCGGCACCCACTTCTCGGTGACGGTCGTACCCGGCGCGACCTCGACCGTCACCGCCTCGCGCAGCTGGGCTCGGTGGACCACGCGGGTCCGCCGGATCGCCTCGACCAGCGCGTCCCGGACCGCCGGGTCGAGCTCGTCGAGCGCGCGGCGCAGCGCCTCGGCCGGCACGCGCAGGCCGGCGGGGCGAACCTGGTCGAACCGCTCGGTGTACTCCAGGACGGCGGCGTCGCCCCGGTCCCGGATGTCGTCACAGATCGGCTGCACCGTCTCGACCGCCACGTCGACGTCGAGCGCGGCGCGCGGCAGCCGCCGCCGGATCTCGACGGGTGACAGCTTGGTCACGGTGGCGGCGTCGCCGCGCAGGTCCAGCCTTCTCCACACGCACACGAGGGTATCGGCCGGCGTGCGTGAAACGCGGATCTCCCGTCCACCGATATCACACAGTGGTCTCACAGTGAGCAGCGGTCGGCCGGCGATCAGCCGTCCGCGGCGGGCCCCGGCGGCCCGCGCGGCCGGGAAAGTCGGGTATCCGACGCTCGGTGCGGGCACGCGGCGCCGGTCCGCGCGGCGAGGGGTGGCACGCTGGACGGGTGACCTCCGGCGATCGACCCGCCACCGACGCGCCGCCGGCGGACGGCCCGGCCCGGTTGGCCGAGCTGCTCGGCGCCTACGGCCCCTACGGCCGGCCGCTGCGGTCCCTGCTCGTCCGGCTGGTCACCGCGACCCCGCTGGACGGCGAGGCGGGCTCGGCCGGCGTGGGCCGGCTGGTGCGGGCCGTCGGGCTGCCCCGGCGGACTGTCGAGGAGGTGCTCGCGGCCCTGGGTGACGACGTGGTCGAGGACCCGCGGAGCGGGCCGCGGCTACGCCCCGACCGGGTGGACGCCTACCGCCCGTTCCTCACCCCGGGCCGGCCCGGCTCGCTGGGGCCGGCCGACGAGGGGCCGGAGCCCGACCGGCGCGCCGCCCACGACGACCTGAGCGCGCTGATCGCCGCGGCGCCACGGCCACGGGCCGATCTCGACCACGTGGCGGCGACCGCGACGACCGCGCTGGCCAGGGCGGTCTGGCTGCGCGACACCTACGACCTCGCCGGGGCGCGGCTGCTCTGCGCCGGCGACCACGACCTGACCTCACTCGCCGCCGCCAGCCTCATCCCGGGCCTGCGGGTCACCGTCGTCGACGTCGACGAAGAACTGCTCGACTTCGTCGGCGAGCAGGCGGCGCGCCGCCGGCTGCCCGTCCAGACGCTGTTCGCCGACCTGCGGTTCGGCCTGCCGCCGTCGGTCGCCGGCGACGCGGACCTCGTGTTCACCGACCCGCCGTACACCCCGGACGGGGTCGCGCTGTTCTGCGCGCGCGGTGCCGAGGCGCTGCGCGACCGCGAGCGCGGCCGGGTGCTGCTGGCCTACGGGTTCTCCGACCGGACGCCCACGCTCGGCTGGAAGGTCCAGCGGGCCCTGTCCGACGCCGGGTTCGTGATCGAGGCCATGCTGCCCGGGTTCCACGCCTACGACGGCGCCGAGGCGATCGGCGCCCGCGCGGACCACTACGTCTGCCGCCCGACGCCGCACACCTGGCGCCAACTGGACCGTTCCACCGGCCCCTGGGCCGGCCAGACCGCGATCTACACGCGGGGCCGGGCCGCTCTGGAGTCCGCCGCGGCGCCGGTCGCCCTGGCCGGCCCGCCCGTCGCCATCCTGCGGGACGCCGCGGCCGAAGCAGCCGGTGGCCCGGACGGCGCGGAGCTTCGGCTGGTGGTCGTGGCGGACGCCCTGCCGGCCGAACTGGCGGGCGCCGGCCACACCCGGCTGGCGACGCTGCTCGCGAAGGGCCTGCCGGCGGCGAAGGGGCCGCGCCGGGTCGCCGTCGCGGCCGACCTGACCGACGACCCAGGCGGCTGGCTGCCCAGGCTGCTGCTGGCGGCCAACGCCGACGGCGTGGCCGCGCTCGTCCGGGCCGACCATCCGGTGCTGGCCCCGGGGCAGCCGGCGCCGGCCGCCGGGCAGCCGCTGCTCGCGGCGAAGTGGTGCCCGCGGCCGCCGCGCCCGGCCGGCTCCAGCCAGGACCGGGCCGAGCCGCTGTGGGTGGTCTCCTACACCGCCGTCGACGCCGATCAGAGCCGGCGGGTTCCCGGCTCTGATGCGGGCCGGCTGTCGCGGTACCTGCTGGACCGCGCGCACGGCCGGGTCGGCAACGTCTGGCGCGAGGGCCTCGTGCGGCTCGCCCGCGAGGCGACGGGCGCCGAACTGTCCCGTCGCGAGGCCGGCGAGCGGGTCACGGCCGCGCTGGCCGGCGGGCCCGCCGTGGCCGACGTGCTGGCCGCCCGGCTGGTCGACCTGCCGGGCCGGACGCTGGCCGCCGTCCTGACCGCCGCGGCCGCGACCGCCGACGCCGTCATCGCCGACACTGGAACAGCCGGTGCCGACGCCTACGCGGTGGGCGCCGGCGCCGCGGCGACCGGGCCCGAAACCCACCTGGCGGCGACCACGGCCACCCCGCGCGGCCGCGCGCGGGCGAGCGAGGAGGACCGACCGTGACGATGACGGCTCGGGTGCTGGATCTGGCGCCACCGGAGACCGCCGCGGACCACGCGGTGGTGCTGGTGGTCGAGGACGACGACGCGGTCGGCGTCCAGCTGGTGCGCGGGCTGGTCCGCGCCGGCTACACGGCGACACGGGTCGCCACCGGGACCGCGGCGCTGGCCGCGGTCGAGGGGCCCACCCCGCCGGACCTCGTCCTGCTCGACCTGGGCCTGCCGGACCTGGACGGCACCGAGGTCTGCCGGCGGATCCGCGCCCACGGCGACACCCCGGTGATCGTGGTGACGGCCCGGGGCGACGAGCCCGACCGGGTCGAGGTGCTCGACTTGGGCGGCGACGACTACCTCGTCAAGCCGTTCGGGTTCGCCGAGTTGCTGGCCAGGATCCGCGCGGTCCGCCGCCGGTTCGCCCGCGCGGAGGCCCTCGTCGACGCGGCCCGCGCGGCGACCTCCGGCGCCACCCCCGTGCTGGCCGACGACGAGGCGCCGGCACCCCGCGACATCGAGCCGGACGTCGCGGGCGCGGCCGGGGGCGGCCTGGACCCGGATGTCATCCGGCACGGCACCCTGGTCGTGGACCGGCGGACCCGGCGGATCACGCTGGCCGGCCGGCCGGTGGCCGCCACCGCCCGCGAGTTCGACCTGCTGGCGTACCTGGCCGCCGACCCGGGTCGGGTCCGCACCCGCCGGGAGATCTTCCAGGAGATCTGGGGCCCGTGGTTCGGCTCGACGAAGGTGCTCGACGTCCACATCGGGTCGCTGCGGCGCAAGCTCGGCCGGCCCGAGCTGATCGAGACCGTCTACGGCGTCGGCTTCCGGCTGGCCGACCCGGCCGAGCCGGCCGGCTGACCCGGGAACGAGGCGGCCGTGAGCAAGCGGGTCATCGCCATCCAGCTCCTGCTGATCGCGTTGCTGCTGGTCGGGGTGTGCATCCCGTTGGGCATGGACGCGGCCGAGCACGACCGCGACCTGCTGACGGCGCGCGCCGCGGCCGCCGCTGACGCCTACGCCTCCGAGGTGAAGTGGCGCCGG is a genomic window of Pseudofrankia inefficax containing:
- the hisD gene encoding histidinol dehydrogenase — translated: MWRRLDLRGDAATVTKLSPVEIRRRLPRAALDVDVAVETVQPICDDIRDRGDAAVLEYTERFDQVRPAGLRVPAEALRRALDELDPAVRDALVEAIRRTRVVHRAQLREAVTVEVAPGTTVTEKWVPVDRVGLYVPGGRVAYPSSVVMNVVPAQEAGVGSLAVASPPQRDLSGPGGTPGPRDGLPHPVVLAACQLLEVDEVYSVGGAQAVAMFAYGTESCPPVDLVTGPGNVYVAAAKRLLRGIVGIDAEAGPTEVAILADHTADPAYVAADLIAQAEHDPLAACLLVSSSADLADAVEVELGKQVPATRHRERVEEALNGQGAIVLVDDVDAGLRVVDAWAAEHLEIQTENAAAVAARVRHAGAVFVGPYAPVPLGDYLAGSNHVLPTGATARHSSGLAVGAFQRQVHVVECTKEALAAVAPRIAALGAAEDLLAHVDAVEVRSQ
- a CDS encoding bis-aminopropyl spermidine synthase family protein, which encodes MTSGDRPATDAPPADGPARLAELLGAYGPYGRPLRSLLVRLVTATPLDGEAGSAGVGRLVRAVGLPRRTVEEVLAALGDDVVEDPRSGPRLRPDRVDAYRPFLTPGRPGSLGPADEGPEPDRRAAHDDLSALIAAAPRPRADLDHVAATATTALARAVWLRDTYDLAGARLLCAGDHDLTSLAAASLIPGLRVTVVDVDEELLDFVGEQAARRRLPVQTLFADLRFGLPPSVAGDADLVFTDPPYTPDGVALFCARGAEALRDRERGRVLLAYGFSDRTPTLGWKVQRALSDAGFVIEAMLPGFHAYDGAEAIGARADHYVCRPTPHTWRQLDRSTGPWAGQTAIYTRGRAALESAAAPVALAGPPVAILRDAAAEAAGGPDGAELRLVVVADALPAELAGAGHTRLATLLAKGLPAAKGPRRVAVAADLTDDPGGWLPRLLLAANADGVAALVRADHPVLAPGQPAPAAGQPLLAAKWCPRPPRPAGSSQDRAEPLWVVSYTAVDADQSRRVPGSDAGRLSRYLLDRAHGRVGNVWREGLVRLAREATGAELSRREAGERVTAALAGGPAVADVLAARLVDLPGRTLAAVLTAAAATADAVIADTGTAGADAYAVGAGAAATGPETHLAATTATPRGRARASEEDRP
- a CDS encoding response regulator transcription factor, which encodes MTARVLDLAPPETAADHAVVLVVEDDDAVGVQLVRGLVRAGYTATRVATGTAALAAVEGPTPPDLVLLDLGLPDLDGTEVCRRIRAHGDTPVIVVTARGDEPDRVEVLDLGGDDYLVKPFGFAELLARIRAVRRRFARAEALVDAARAATSGATPVLADDEAPAPRDIEPDVAGAAGGGLDPDVIRHGTLVVDRRTRRITLAGRPVAATAREFDLLAYLAADPGRVRTRREIFQEIWGPWFGSTKVLDVHIGSLRRKLGRPELIETVYGVGFRLADPAEPAG
- a CDS encoding histidinol-phosphate transaminase yields the protein MRVSARRPDETTSTDRPWRPVTLDSLPLRDDLRGRSPYGAPQLDVAVRLNTNENPYAPSAELVDALGKASTLAATEANRYPEREAEALRADLAYYLTPDAGFGLHTSQLWAANGSNEVLQQLLQAFGGPGRRALGFEPSYSMHRLISLATATQWIAEDRSDDYTIDPVAAADAVRRHQPSVVFLCSPNNPTATALPLDVVKAVCVAAEEIGGCMVVVDEAYGEFRRSGVPSALTLLPEQPKLVVTRTMSKAFALAGARVGYLAAHPAVVDALQLVRLPYHLSSFTQAVARTALAHADELLGTVEAVKAQRDRIVDELPTLGVRVVPSDANFVLFGLFSDQRAVWQGLLDAGVLVRDLGLPGWLRVTAGLPGEMDAFVNALRAVLAASPSLLAGE
- the hisB gene encoding imidazoleglycerol-phosphate dehydratase HisB, which codes for MAGTRTARIERKTLESDVLVELDLDGAGVCSVETGVGFYDHMLAQLGKHGGFDLTVRTRGDLHIDAHHTVEDTSIAFGEALRAALGDKVGIRRFGDAMVPLDEALVQVAVDLSGRPYCVHVEPDLAPMIGSYDTTLTRHIFESMTAAARIALHVRVLSGRNAHHVVEAQFKAVARAMRDAVAYDARVTGVPSTKGVL